One Mytilus trossulus isolate FHL-02 chromosome 5, PNRI_Mtr1.1.1.hap1, whole genome shotgun sequence DNA segment encodes these proteins:
- the LOC134719317 gene encoding uncharacterized protein LOC134719317, with amino-acid sequence MGLPTLLLLFVFAVLPFIECTTPEYYEQQPWGMGSDQLGSGIYPAAGQGQGLNPIYGSSSGRIWCTCRRRCRYSEWSFRNSCILPFLPRYWNTCCKYLRNYQTSSMYGGLGGSTYPPTYPGSTYPPTYPGSMYPPTYPGSMYPQMSYPTYPGIGGGSMPPKGM; translated from the exons ATGGGACTACCAACTCTTCTTCTTTTGTTTGTATTTGCTGTCTTACCATTCATCGAATGTACTACACCTGAATACTATGAACAACAACCATGGGGAATGGGCAGTGACCAACTCGGTAGTGGCATTTATCCTGCAGCTGGACAAGGTCAAGGCCTTAATCCAATCTATGGATCAAGCTCAG GAAGAATATGGTGTACTTGTCGTCGGCGATGTCGTTATAGTGAATGGAGTTTTAGAAACTCTTGTATACTACCATTCTTACCAAGATACTGGAACacatgttgtaaatatttgaGAAATTATCAAACCTCTTCTATGTATGGTGGCCTTGGAGGTTCAACATACCCTCCAACTTATCCTGGATCTACATACCCACCAACTTACCCTGGATCTATGTACCCACCAACTTACCCTGGATCTATGTACCCTCAAATGAGTTACCCTACATATCCGGGAATTGGAGGAGGTAGCATGCCACCAAAAGGAATGTAA